A single region of the Apodemus sylvaticus chromosome 7, mApoSyl1.1, whole genome shotgun sequence genome encodes:
- the LOC127689879 gene encoding C2 calcium-dependent domain-containing protein 4A-like, protein MRLLGRLRSSTPEPAFSNVLTPGRIPEFCIPPRLPVPGVPESPLPAAALPWRCAAEPDLWPRTPVDCEDGDDDGAGRTDWDPRSQAALSLPHLPRARTVYGFCALLESPHTRRKESLFLGHPGTPRLGLRRRAHTYACPRRASDSELATPRELDTAPPAAPVPRKRRLLRAPDGLLSRALRAPRGRASARPASRGDEHERAASCAPPAPTSPDPERLQAEANVALGRGDCTLRLAAEYCPRSACLRLRLLRAEGPAAALEPRALGCRLSLVLRPSGQQRASVVRRSRKAALDQDCCFDGLPEEQLRRLAVRIKAESKGRGLERGRPLGQGELLLGSLLLL, encoded by the coding sequence ATGAGGCTTCTCGGTCGACTCCGCTCCTCTACTCCTGAGCCTGCCTTTTCCAATGTGCTCACCCCGGGCCGCATTCCAGAGTTCTGCATTCCCCCGCGGCTGCCAGTTCCCGGCGTTCCCGAATCACCGCTCCCCGCCGCCGCACTGCCTTGGCGCTGCGCGGCCGAGCCCGACCTATGGCCACGCACGCCTGTCGACTGCGAGGACGGAGACGACGACGGCGCGGGCCGCACCGACTGGGACCCGCGCTCTCAGGCTGCGCTCTCCCTCCCGCACCTGCCCCGCGCGCGCACCGTTTACGGCTTCTGCGCGCTGCTCGAGAGTCCGCACACGCGCCGGAAGGAGTCGCTCTTCCTCGGTCACCCCGGCACCCCCCGGTTGGGACTTCGCCGCCGTGCGCACACCTACGCGTGCCCGCGCCGAGCCTCAGACTCTGAGCTCGCCACCCCACGCGAACTGGACACAGCCCCACCAGCCGCTCCGGTGCCCCGTAAGCGCCGCCTCCTGCGCGCCCCCGATGGCCTGTTGAGCCGCGCGCTGCGGGCTCCCCGCGGTCGGGCCAGTGCGCGCCCTGCGTCCCGAGGCGACGAGCACGAGCGCGCTGCCTCCTGCGCGCCCCCGGCCCCCACCAGCCCGGATCCCGAGCGCTTGCAAGCAGAGGCCAACGTGGCTCTCGGCCGCGGGGATTGCACGCTGCGCCTGGCGGCCGAGTACTGTCCGCGCagcgcctgcctccgcctccgcctgcTGCGCGCTGAGGGCCCGGCTGCCGCGCTCGAGCCCCGCGCCCTGGGCTGCCGCCTCAGCCTGGTGCTGCGGCCGTCGGGCCAGCAGCGCGCCAGTGTGGTCCGCCGCAGCCGCAAGGCCGCCCTGGACCAGGACTGCTGCTTCGACGGGCTCCCGGAGGAGCAGCTGCGCCGCCTGGCCGTGCGCATCAAGGCCGAGAGCAAGGGCCGCGGGCTGGAGCGCGGACGACCGCTGGGCCAGGGCGAGCTGCTGCTGGGCTCTCTGCTACTGCTCTGA